The window TTCGGCCTGCCGGTCTCCACGGTGTTCTTCCACAACTGGGACCAGATGAGGGAAACCGGTAAGTTCTTCGCCATCGGCGAAGATGGGAAAATCGCCAATACACCTGCGGGTGCCTTGATCAGGAAACTATCGGTGACCTTCTATCCGGAAGACATGCAGCCGTTGTGATTATCGACAGGCAACGCCAAAACGATCTCTTAGGGGATCGAGCTGACTTCAGGAGAAATTGATATGGGTTTGAAACAACCATCAACGGAAGGAGGCAGTGAATGAACTTGAAAGGGAAAACAGCCCTCATAACAGGAGGGGGCACCGGTATCGGTGCTGCCATCGCAAAGCGATTTATTGCGGATGGCGCAAAGATATGCATCACCGGCCGGCGCCGGTCAATGCTGGATCAGGTGGCCCAATCACTACCCTCAGACATGGTAACGACATGTTCGGGGGATGTTTCGAAGTATAAAGACGTGGAGCGGATGGTTGAGACGGCCCTGAAATTCGGAGGGAAGTTCGATGTGCTGGTAAACAACGCCGGAATCGATCCGGGCGGAACGGTTACAGATCTGGATCAGGAACTCTGGCGACAGGTCATTGAGATAAATTTGACGGGGTCTTTTCTGGCCATGAAGGCATCGATACCGCATATGATTAAAGGCGGCGGCGGATCGATTATCAATATTTCTTCTCTCGGCGGGCTACGCTGCCTGCCCGGCATGGCGGCCTACTGCACCTCAAAGGCCGCCCTCAACATGCTGACAAGGCAAG is drawn from Deltaproteobacteria bacterium and contains these coding sequences:
- a CDS encoding SDR family oxidoreductase gives rise to the protein MNLKGKTALITGGGTGIGAAIAKRFIADGAKICITGRRRSMLDQVAQSLPSDMVTTCSGDVSKYKDVERMVETALKFGGKFDVLVNNAGIDPGGTVTDLDQELWRQVIEINLTGSFLAMKASIPHMIKGGGGSIINISSLGGLRCLPGMAAYCTSKAALNMLTRQAALDYGRFKIRCNAVCPGATRTKMLEEALSPLTEVLSTDVDGVFDCISSNVPLRRVAAPDEISGICSYLASDDASFMTGSVLLIDGGASIVDVSGAALSSAGVDWGVA